A region from the Paraburkholderia youngii genome encodes:
- the ggt gene encoding gamma-glutamyltransferase: MSIPMHGAFRAPFARALASARFSCRTRRVLASAWFAALAVNVAAPLSAAAKTPPPKPALDGSAVAAPDGYSADTAQQIFAEGGNAVDAAVAMAFTLAVTRPDAGNLGGGGFMTLLVDGKPYFLDYRERAPQQANRDMYLDDKGNVVPGMSTVGHRAAAVPGTVDGMWQAQRRFGKLKWKQVLAPAIHYATDGFQVGPRLQQRRDAAAKSFAGKTNFDAYFGNLKAGATLRQPELAQTLGRIASDGGSEFYEGRTAQMIATQMYGHGLITSQDLSQYKALWREPLAADWHGYRVITAPPPSSGGVGLIQLLKMRAALQPAFDGLALNSAPYIHLIAQIEDRVFADRQRYIGDPDASPVPVAKLIDDGYLAQRAAEVKSGEAPGAAPEKPGVDGAAATEKAQTTHFSVVDKWGNAVSNSYTLNGDFGSGVVVDGGGFLLNDAMDDFLIKPAGAGATGASGASGAASASGAADADAEPNMIAPGRRPISSMTPTLLLKDGKIALAIGTPGGSRILTTIFQVMTNLSDFEMSPMDALAAMRFHHQLLPQKTIYFEPYHAAPDELATQLKELGYTVEQQPFNGDVQMIRVNGATPEPASDPRGAGVARVIR, translated from the coding sequence ATGTCTATCCCGATGCACGGCGCGTTTCGCGCGCCTTTCGCCCGCGCTTTGGCTAGCGCCCGATTTTCTTGCCGTACTCGTCGCGTGCTCGCTTCGGCGTGGTTTGCCGCGCTGGCCGTGAACGTGGCCGCGCCGCTGTCCGCTGCTGCGAAAACACCGCCGCCGAAGCCGGCGCTCGATGGGTCGGCCGTCGCCGCGCCGGACGGCTACAGCGCCGACACCGCGCAGCAGATCTTCGCCGAAGGCGGCAACGCGGTCGATGCCGCGGTCGCGATGGCCTTCACGCTCGCCGTCACGCGGCCCGATGCGGGCAACCTCGGCGGCGGCGGTTTCATGACGCTGCTGGTCGACGGCAAGCCGTATTTTCTCGATTATCGCGAGCGCGCGCCGCAGCAGGCGAACCGCGACATGTACCTCGACGACAAGGGCAACGTGGTGCCTGGCATGAGCACGGTCGGTCATCGCGCGGCGGCCGTGCCGGGCACTGTCGATGGTATGTGGCAAGCGCAGCGGCGCTTCGGCAAGCTCAAATGGAAGCAGGTGCTCGCGCCCGCGATCCATTACGCGACCGACGGCTTCCAGGTCGGCCCGCGCCTGCAGCAGCGACGCGACGCGGCCGCGAAAAGTTTCGCCGGCAAGACCAATTTCGACGCCTATTTCGGCAACCTGAAAGCGGGCGCGACGCTGCGCCAGCCGGAACTCGCGCAGACGCTTGGGCGAATCGCGAGCGACGGCGGCAGCGAGTTTTACGAGGGCCGCACCGCTCAAATGATCGCCACGCAGATGTACGGCCACGGCCTGATCACGAGCCAGGATCTGAGCCAGTACAAGGCACTCTGGCGCGAGCCGCTCGCGGCCGACTGGCACGGCTACCGCGTGATCACCGCGCCACCGCCGAGCTCGGGCGGCGTCGGGCTGATCCAGTTGCTGAAAATGCGGGCCGCTCTGCAGCCGGCGTTCGACGGTCTCGCGTTGAATTCGGCGCCGTACATCCATCTGATCGCGCAGATCGAGGATCGGGTATTCGCTGACCGGCAACGCTATATCGGCGACCCGGACGCATCGCCGGTACCGGTCGCGAAGCTGATCGACGACGGCTACCTCGCGCAGCGCGCGGCCGAAGTCAAATCCGGCGAAGCGCCCGGAGCGGCCCCGGAGAAGCCCGGCGTCGACGGCGCCGCGGCGACGGAGAAGGCGCAAACCACCCATTTCTCGGTGGTCGACAAGTGGGGCAACGCGGTGTCGAACAGCTACACGCTGAACGGCGATTTCGGCTCGGGCGTCGTGGTGGACGGCGGCGGGTTCCTGCTGAACGATGCGATGGACGATTTCCTGATCAAGCCGGCCGGCGCCGGGGCGACGGGCGCGTCGGGCGCGTCGGGCGCGGCCTCGGCATCCGGCGCCGCCGATGCCGATGCCGAGCCGAACATGATCGCGCCGGGCCGCCGCCCGATTTCGTCGATGACGCCCACGCTGCTGCTGAAGGACGGCAAGATCGCGCTGGCGATCGGCACGCCCGGCGGCTCGCGCATCCTGACGACGATCTTCCAGGTGATGACGAATCTGTCCGACTTCGAGATGTCGCCGATGGACGCGCTCGCCGCAATGCGTTTCCATCATCAGCTGCTGCCGCAAAAGACCATCTACTTCGAGCCGTACCATGCCGCGCCGGATGAGCTCGCCACGCAATTGAAGGAGCTCGGCTATACGGTCGAGCAGCAGCCGTTCAACGGCGACGTGCAGATGATCCGCGTGAACGGCGCGACGCCCGAGCCAGCGAGCGATCCCCGTGGTGCCGGCGTGGCACGCGTGATACGGTAG
- a CDS encoding RBBP9/YdeN family alpha/beta hydrolase: MTEQQPTKLVLPGYLDSGPGHWQTRWQALDPAFVRVRMPDWDHPSRDAWCRTLAATLDSLDAPVVFAAHSLGCLTTAFWASQYASAAQLAKVAGALLVAVPDPAEAHFPRDATGFAPVPLERLPFATIVVASSDDPYGGVPFSQTCASAWGSRWIGIGARGHINADSGLGDWDEGRSWLASLTRVR, encoded by the coding sequence ATGACCGAACAACAACCAACCAAACTAGTACTGCCGGGCTATCTGGACTCCGGCCCAGGCCACTGGCAAACGCGCTGGCAAGCGCTCGATCCCGCGTTCGTCCGCGTGCGGATGCCGGACTGGGACCACCCTTCGCGCGACGCCTGGTGTCGCACGCTGGCCGCCACGCTCGATTCCCTGGACGCGCCGGTCGTGTTCGCCGCTCACAGTCTCGGCTGTCTGACCACGGCGTTCTGGGCCTCGCAGTACGCGAGCGCGGCGCAACTCGCGAAAGTGGCCGGCGCGCTGCTGGTCGCCGTGCCCGATCCGGCCGAAGCGCATTTCCCGCGGGACGCGACCGGCTTTGCGCCGGTGCCGCTCGAGCGCCTGCCGTTTGCGACGATCGTCGTGGCGAGCAGCGACGATCCGTATGGCGGCGTGCCGTTTTCACAAACCTGCGCGAGCGCGTGGGGCAGCCGCTGGATCGGCATCGGCGCGCGCGGCCACATCAACGCCGATAGCGGCCTCGGCGATTGGGACGAGGGGCGGAGCTGGCTGGCTTCGCTAACGCGTGTGCGCTGA
- a CDS encoding CaiB/BaiF CoA transferase family protein, with amino-acid sequence MGALSHIRVLDLTRVLAGPWCAQTLADFGADVIKIERPEVGDDTRHWGPPYLRTPDGADTREAAYYLAANRNKRSVTLDIASPEGQRIVRELAAQSDVVLENYKVGQLKKYALDYESLKAVKPDLIYCSVTGFGQTGPYAQRAGYDFIVQGIGGFMSITGERDGQPGGGPLKAGVAIADLMTGMYSTIAVLTALTHRDRTGEGQYIDMALLDVQVAMLANMNSNYLASGQPPVRWGNAHPNIVPYQTFQTSDGWIIVAVGNDGQFRKFVEVGGRPELADDDRFATNPARVRNRELLVPMLADMVRLQGKQQWIAALEAAGVPCGPINDLDEVFDNEQVVARGLQVALPHPSGGTVKLVRNPINMTGTPPQALSHPPLLGEHTERVLRDLLGYDAQTIAELKRKAVI; translated from the coding sequence ATGGGCGCTCTCAGTCACATCCGCGTGCTGGATCTCACCCGCGTGCTCGCCGGTCCGTGGTGCGCGCAGACGCTCGCCGATTTCGGCGCCGACGTCATCAAGATCGAACGCCCCGAGGTCGGCGACGACACGCGCCACTGGGGGCCGCCGTATCTGCGGACGCCGGACGGCGCGGACACGCGCGAAGCCGCCTACTATCTCGCGGCGAACCGCAACAAGCGCTCGGTCACGCTCGACATCGCGTCGCCCGAGGGCCAGAGGATCGTGCGCGAACTGGCCGCGCAAAGCGACGTCGTGCTCGAAAACTACAAGGTCGGCCAGTTGAAGAAATACGCCCTCGACTACGAATCGCTCAAAGCGGTGAAGCCCGACCTGATCTACTGCTCGGTCACGGGCTTCGGGCAAACCGGGCCGTATGCGCAACGCGCCGGTTATGACTTCATTGTGCAGGGCATCGGCGGCTTCATGAGCATTACCGGTGAGCGCGACGGCCAGCCGGGCGGCGGCCCGCTGAAGGCCGGCGTCGCGATCGCCGACCTGATGACCGGCATGTACTCGACGATCGCCGTGCTGACCGCGCTCACGCACCGCGACCGCACGGGCGAAGGCCAGTACATCGACATGGCGCTACTCGACGTGCAGGTCGCGATGCTCGCCAACATGAACTCGAACTACCTCGCGAGCGGCCAGCCGCCGGTACGCTGGGGCAACGCGCATCCGAACATCGTGCCCTACCAGACCTTCCAGACGAGCGATGGCTGGATCATCGTCGCGGTCGGCAATGACGGACAGTTCCGCAAGTTCGTCGAGGTGGGCGGCCGCCCTGAACTCGCCGACGACGACCGTTTCGCGACCAACCCCGCGCGCGTGCGCAACCGCGAACTGCTCGTGCCGATGCTCGCGGACATGGTCCGCTTGCAGGGCAAGCAACAATGGATCGCGGCGCTCGAAGCGGCCGGCGTGCCGTGCGGGCCGATCAATGACCTCGACGAAGTGTTCGACAACGAGCAGGTGGTCGCGCGCGGTCTGCAGGTGGCTCTGCCGCATCCGTCGGGCGGCACGGTCAAGCTCGTGCGCAATCCGATCAACATGACCGGCACGCCGCCGCAGGCGCTGAGCCATCCGCCGCTGCTCGGCGAGCATACCGAGCGCGTGCTGCGCGACCTGCTCGGATACGACGCGCAGACGATTGCGGAGTTGAAGCGGAAAGCGGTGATCTGA